A part of Jiangella alba genomic DNA contains:
- a CDS encoding SIS domain-containing protein: MSEHVRAEIASQPACWVRAADLLDDAGRALPAAGERVAVVGCGTSWFVAMAYAALREQAGLGETDAFAASEAPTGRGYDSVVAITRSGTTTEVLDLLATVAARPGAPRTVALTATAGSPVTEAAGQSVVLDFADERAVVQTRFATSTLALLRAHLGDDLGPVAADAEKALAEPLDDLVGAEQATFVGRGWTVGLAHEAALKLRESAQFWAEAYPAMDYRHGPISIAQPGRLVWSFGPPPDGLADEVAATGATFVTSELDPLAQLVVAQRLAVALAEARGLDADRPRHLTRSVVLPGG; this comes from the coding sequence ATGAGCGAACACGTCAGGGCGGAGATCGCCAGTCAGCCGGCCTGCTGGGTCCGCGCCGCCGACCTGCTCGACGACGCCGGCCGGGCGCTCCCGGCGGCGGGTGAGCGGGTCGCCGTCGTGGGCTGCGGCACGTCGTGGTTCGTGGCCATGGCCTACGCGGCGCTGCGCGAGCAGGCCGGGCTGGGTGAGACCGACGCGTTCGCCGCGTCCGAGGCGCCGACCGGCCGCGGCTACGACAGCGTCGTCGCCATCACCCGGTCGGGCACGACGACCGAGGTGCTCGACCTGCTGGCGACGGTCGCCGCCAGGCCCGGCGCGCCGCGCACCGTGGCGCTGACCGCCACCGCCGGCTCACCGGTGACCGAGGCGGCCGGGCAGTCGGTCGTGCTCGACTTCGCCGACGAGCGCGCGGTCGTGCAGACCCGGTTCGCCACCAGCACGCTGGCGCTGCTGCGTGCGCACCTCGGCGACGACCTCGGGCCGGTGGCCGCTGACGCGGAGAAGGCGCTGGCCGAGCCGCTCGACGACCTCGTCGGGGCCGAGCAGGCGACGTTCGTCGGACGCGGCTGGACCGTCGGGCTGGCGCACGAGGCGGCGCTGAAGCTGCGCGAGTCGGCGCAGTTCTGGGCCGAGGCGTACCCCGCCATGGACTACCGCCACGGCCCCATCTCCATCGCCCAGCCGGGGCGGCTGGTGTGGTCGTTCGGGCCGCCGCCGGACGGGCTGGCCGACGAGGTCGCCGCCACCGGCGCGACGTTCGTCACCAGCGAGCTCGATCCGCTGGCGCAGCTGGTGGTGGCGCAGCGGCTCGCGGTCGCGCTGGCCGAGGCGCGCGGTCTCGACGCCGACCGGCCGCGGCACCTCACCCGCTCCGTCGTGCTGCCGGGCGGCTGA
- a CDS encoding HD domain-containing protein has protein sequence MPIIDDARVLAQELLADEWPRRWRHVVAVAERAESLAESLAATTRDDRRALVGAAWLHDIGYSAALADTGFHPLDGARHLRRIGFDPRVTALVAHHSCAEAEAKLRGLGAELRSEFPRERTIVADALCMCDFTTGPDGEPLSVTERLDEIRARYGDGHVVTRFSEIAEGDLRAAVARVTTHPDAVAAAVKKTIEVQPMYGRSRPSR, from the coding sequence GTGCCCATCATCGACGACGCACGTGTCCTTGCGCAGGAGCTTCTGGCAGACGAGTGGCCGAGGCGTTGGCGGCACGTTGTGGCGGTGGCAGAGCGCGCGGAGTCGCTCGCGGAGTCGCTTGCGGCGACGACGCGCGACGATCGCCGAGCCCTCGTCGGTGCGGCGTGGCTGCATGACATCGGGTACTCGGCGGCCCTGGCCGACACCGGGTTCCACCCGCTGGACGGCGCGCGACACCTTCGACGCATCGGTTTCGACCCTCGAGTGACGGCCCTCGTCGCCCACCACTCGTGTGCAGAGGCCGAGGCCAAGCTCCGCGGACTCGGTGCGGAGCTCAGGAGCGAGTTCCCCCGTGAACGCACGATCGTCGCCGATGCCCTCTGCATGTGCGATTTCACGACGGGCCCGGACGGCGAGCCGTTGTCGGTCACCGAGCGGCTCGACGAGATTCGGGCCCGCTACGGCGACGGTCATGTGGTGACCAGATTCAGTGAGATCGCCGAGGGTGACCTACGCGCGGCCGTCGCCCGCGTGACGACCCACCCGGACGCCGTGGCGGCTGCCGTGAAAAAGACGATCGAGGTTCAGCCGATGTACGGTCGGTCCCGGCCTTCGAGATAG
- a CDS encoding Gfo/Idh/MocA family protein, producing MALPHRYRPSRRDVIRTGAALGAAAGLGGAATGAAAAADVADDTRREPPRIKGRERSMAEVPFEGFEQVRVGLIGVGQRGGGQDVRWGAVSTVTAVCDIRPDRVSRTIGRIMAQGFQDVEPVGYSNGEEDFLNLVKRDDIDLIYVATPWEWHYPQAKAAMEHGKHVAVELPISPHLDEIWDLVRTSERTGKHCMLLENVNYFRPELRMFNMAKAGVFGELQHASGGYVHDLRWPYFFGGAYYPEYWRRHWQTRMNALHYPMHGLGPVSAALDINRGDRFSELVAVSSPPMNLALFRENDPRVGPDHSSWDDDEYISGDRHTALIKTVNGRMIRVEHDVNSPHPYSRETTLTGSGGVVELDNARIYLESLGHDNHAWRTGNAYNTIMAEHDHWLWPALEDLADQYGGHGGGDFIAIFRLVQLMRLGMTPDIDVYDSAAWCSVVPLSHDSMKGGRIKSVKVPDFTRGYWEDPRPTFDRERPEDPWLDG from the coding sequence GTGGCCCTTCCGCACAGGTATCGACCCTCCCGCCGCGACGTCATCAGGACCGGTGCCGCCCTGGGCGCGGCCGCCGGGCTCGGTGGTGCCGCCACCGGCGCGGCCGCCGCCGCAGACGTCGCCGACGACACCCGCCGTGAGCCACCGCGCATCAAGGGGCGCGAGCGGTCCATGGCCGAAGTGCCGTTCGAGGGCTTCGAGCAGGTCCGTGTGGGCCTCATCGGAGTCGGCCAGCGCGGCGGCGGCCAGGACGTCCGCTGGGGCGCCGTCTCGACCGTCACCGCCGTCTGCGACATCCGGCCGGACCGCGTCAGCCGCACCATCGGGCGCATCATGGCCCAGGGCTTCCAGGACGTCGAACCGGTCGGCTACTCCAACGGCGAGGAGGACTTCCTCAACCTCGTCAAGCGCGACGACATCGACCTCATCTACGTCGCGACCCCCTGGGAGTGGCACTACCCGCAGGCCAAGGCCGCCATGGAGCACGGCAAGCACGTCGCCGTCGAGCTGCCGATCTCGCCCCACCTCGACGAGATCTGGGACCTCGTGCGCACGTCGGAGCGCACCGGCAAGCACTGCATGCTGCTGGAGAACGTCAACTACTTCCGGCCCGAGCTGCGGATGTTCAACATGGCCAAGGCCGGCGTGTTCGGCGAGCTGCAGCACGCGTCCGGCGGGTACGTGCACGACCTGCGCTGGCCGTACTTCTTCGGCGGCGCGTACTACCCGGAGTACTGGCGGCGGCACTGGCAGACCCGGATGAACGCGCTGCACTACCCGATGCACGGCCTCGGCCCGGTCTCGGCCGCCCTGGACATCAACCGCGGCGACCGCTTCTCCGAACTGGTCGCCGTCTCGTCGCCGCCGATGAACCTCGCTCTGTTCCGCGAGAACGACCCCCGGGTCGGCCCCGACCACTCCTCGTGGGACGACGACGAGTACATCTCCGGCGACCGCCACACCGCGCTGATCAAGACCGTGAACGGCCGCATGATCCGGGTCGAGCACGACGTCAACTCGCCGCACCCGTACAGCCGCGAGACCACCCTCACCGGCAGCGGCGGGGTCGTCGAACTGGACAACGCGCGCATCTACCTGGAGTCGCTCGGGCACGACAACCACGCCTGGCGCACCGGCAACGCGTACAACACGATCATGGCCGAGCACGACCACTGGCTCTGGCCGGCCCTCGAGGACCTCGCCGACCAGTACGGCGGCCACGGCGGCGGCGACTTCATCGCGATCTTCCGCCTGGTGCAGCTCATGCGCCTCGGCATGACCCCCGACATCGACGTCTACGACTCGGCCGCCTGGTGCTCGGTCGTCCCCCTCAGCCACGACTCGATGAAGGGCGGCCGCATCAAGTCCGTCAAGGTGCCCGACTTCACCCGCGGCTACTGGGAGGACCCGCGGCCCACCTTCGACCGCGAACGGCCCGAAGACCCCTGGCTGGACGGCTGA
- a CDS encoding extracellular solute-binding protein gives MRRLVSLTATAVAAGLVLTACGFGGDDDGGGGGSASGGSTTLDLLVPQYSDGTTALWEEIIASFEDANPDVTVNLEVQSWDNINDVIRTKVQAGEAPDILNIDAFSGFAKDDLLYAADEVVSEDTFGDFQESFVENASLDGTVYGLPMIASARALFYNEDVLAQAGITEPPATWDDLLAAGTAIAGLGTGVFGYGMPLGSEEAQAETSIWTFGGGGTWTDGDAITVDTPENLAAVEFMKQLIDAGATQPDPGATDRTPMLDVFIQGSIAMAVGLPPTIGQIEERNPELNYGIAPVPTQDGSPVTLGVADHLMAFRNDDDKQEAITAFLDHFFSTDVYLSFVDTEGFLPTTKSGAEGTANAERFADFLALLPDAQFYPSTNEAWAATQGALQSLVGQIQTQDAASVLQQIQASADNA, from the coding sequence ATGAGACGACTGGTGTCGTTGACGGCGACGGCGGTGGCGGCGGGCCTGGTGCTCACGGCGTGCGGGTTCGGTGGTGACGACGACGGCGGTGGCGGCGGGTCCGCGAGCGGCGGCTCGACCACGCTCGACCTGCTCGTCCCCCAGTACAGCGACGGCACCACGGCGCTGTGGGAAGAGATCATCGCCTCGTTCGAGGACGCGAACCCCGACGTCACCGTGAACCTCGAGGTGCAGTCGTGGGACAACATCAACGACGTCATCCGCACCAAGGTGCAGGCCGGTGAGGCGCCCGACATCCTGAACATCGACGCGTTCAGCGGCTTCGCCAAGGACGACCTGCTGTACGCGGCCGACGAGGTCGTCTCCGAGGACACCTTCGGCGACTTCCAGGAGTCGTTCGTCGAGAACGCCTCCCTCGACGGCACCGTCTACGGCCTGCCGATGATCGCGTCGGCGCGGGCGCTGTTCTACAACGAGGACGTGCTCGCCCAGGCCGGCATCACCGAGCCGCCGGCCACCTGGGACGACCTCCTGGCCGCCGGCACCGCCATCGCCGGGCTGGGCACCGGCGTATTCGGCTACGGCATGCCGCTGGGCAGCGAGGAGGCGCAGGCCGAGACGTCGATCTGGACCTTCGGCGGCGGCGGGACGTGGACCGACGGCGACGCCATCACCGTCGACACCCCGGAGAACCTCGCTGCCGTCGAGTTCATGAAGCAGCTGATCGACGCCGGCGCCACCCAGCCCGACCCGGGCGCCACCGACCGCACCCCGATGCTCGACGTGTTCATCCAGGGCAGCATCGCGATGGCCGTCGGCCTGCCGCCGACCATCGGGCAGATCGAGGAGCGCAACCCGGAGCTCAACTACGGCATCGCTCCGGTGCCCACGCAGGACGGCTCGCCGGTGACGCTCGGCGTGGCCGACCACCTGATGGCGTTCCGCAACGACGACGACAAGCAGGAGGCCATCACGGCCTTCCTCGACCACTTCTTCAGCACCGACGTGTACCTGAGCTTCGTCGACACCGAGGGCTTCCTGCCCACCACGAAGTCCGGCGCCGAGGGCACCGCCAACGCGGAGCGCTTCGCCGACTTCCTCGCGCTGCTGCCCGACGCGCAGTTCTACCCGAGCACCAACGAGGCGTGGGCGGCCACGCAGGGCGCGCTGCAGAGCCTGGTCGGCCAGATCCAGACCCAGGACGCCGCGTCCGTGCTGCAGCAGATCCAGGCCAGCGCCGACAACGCATGA
- a CDS encoding ROK family protein has product MTGSGAGPVVAVDVGGTSIKAGVLGASGRLSDVDRTATPAAGSDGAAVLDAVEAIVRRLAGGARPAAVGVVVPGIVDDATGVAVHAENLGWADVPLRDLLAKRLGCPVAVGHDVRAGGLAEHRAGALRGASDGVFLPVGTGIAAALILDGRVYAADGYAGEIGHVSVGHDLPCACGGRGCLEAIASAAAVARRYAAATGTTVAGSRDVADLVRRGDPAAVAVWDDALDALAYGLSMLTGLLAPSVVAIGGGLGESADLVLRPLAGRLAARLTFQRPPRIVAAELGDRAGCVGAGLLARELVA; this is encoded by the coding sequence ATGACGGGCTCCGGCGCCGGGCCGGTGGTCGCCGTCGACGTCGGCGGCACCTCGATCAAGGCCGGTGTGCTCGGCGCCTCCGGCCGGCTGTCCGACGTCGACCGCACCGCCACGCCGGCGGCCGGGTCCGACGGCGCGGCGGTGCTGGACGCCGTCGAGGCGATCGTCCGGCGCCTCGCCGGCGGCGCGCGGCCGGCCGCCGTGGGCGTCGTCGTGCCGGGCATCGTCGACGACGCCACCGGGGTCGCGGTGCACGCCGAGAACCTCGGCTGGGCGGACGTGCCGCTGCGCGACCTGCTGGCGAAGCGGCTGGGCTGTCCGGTCGCGGTCGGCCACGACGTGCGGGCGGGCGGGTTGGCCGAGCACCGGGCCGGCGCGCTGCGCGGGGCGTCGGACGGCGTGTTCCTGCCGGTCGGGACGGGCATCGCGGCGGCGCTGATCCTCGACGGCCGGGTGTACGCGGCCGACGGCTACGCCGGCGAGATCGGCCACGTGTCCGTCGGACACGACCTGCCGTGCGCGTGCGGCGGGCGCGGCTGCCTCGAGGCCATCGCGTCGGCCGCCGCCGTGGCCCGCCGCTACGCCGCCGCCACCGGCACCACCGTCGCCGGCAGCCGCGACGTCGCCGACCTGGTCCGCCGCGGCGACCCCGCCGCCGTCGCCGTCTGGGACGACGCGCTGGACGCGCTGGCCTACGGGCTGTCGATGCTCACCGGCCTGCTGGCGCCGTCGGTGGTGGCGATCGGCGGCGGGCTGGGGGAGTCGGCCGACCTCGTGCTGCGTCCGCTGGCCGGCCGGCTGGCCGCGCGGCTGACCTTCCAGCGTCCGCCCCGCATCGTCGCCGCGGAACTGGGTGACCGGGCCGGGTGCGTCGGCGCCGGACTGCTGGCGCGGGAGCTGGTCGCGTGA
- a CDS encoding NUDIX domain-containing protein encodes MKRIDYLDDPAAPPANSLVPSANAVVVNDPGEILLIRRTDNGNWSLPGGAMDIGERIGETAVREVREETGITCEITGLVGIYTNPGHVLQYTSNGEIRQEFSIVFRARAVGGEPTPSSESSEVRWVGAGSLHHYAMHPSMRQRIDHYLEGRDRPYIG; translated from the coding sequence TTGAAGCGCATCGACTATCTGGACGATCCAGCTGCGCCGCCGGCGAACAGCCTCGTGCCCTCGGCGAATGCCGTCGTGGTCAACGATCCGGGGGAGATCCTGCTGATTCGTCGCACGGACAACGGCAACTGGTCGCTGCCAGGCGGCGCGATGGACATCGGAGAACGGATCGGCGAAACCGCCGTACGTGAGGTCAGAGAGGAGACCGGTATCACCTGCGAGATCACGGGACTCGTGGGGATCTACACGAACCCAGGCCACGTTCTCCAGTACACCAGCAACGGAGAGATCCGCCAGGAATTCTCGATCGTCTTCCGCGCACGGGCTGTAGGAGGGGAGCCGACACCAAGCTCGGAATCATCGGAGGTGCGCTGGGTCGGCGCGGGCAGCCTGCATCACTACGCCATGCACCCCTCCATGCGCCAGCGTATCGATCACTATCTCGAAGGCCGGGACCGACCGTACATCGGCTGA
- a CDS encoding alpha-N-acetylglucosaminidase TIM-barrel domain-containing protein gives MALRPARFVVILALVAAAFPAAAVPSSGTEPEGYRAADWSVRPAVEAARRLLPDHARRIRFVAEQPGPDGADHYRVGARNGRVEIGGTSPAVLLTGLNAYLGEVADANVSWTGEQLDLPARLPLPGDEIVRPATVTHRFALNDTDDGYTGPYRDWADWERLIDVLALHGVNEVFVPVGAEAVYYDTFQRFGYTADELRGWIPPPAHQPWWLLQNMCCFPSPVSAALIEERAELGRRIADRLRDLGMTPVLPGYFGTVPAGFAARNPGANVVPQGDWVGFERPGWLDPTGAHFPQVAAEFYRSSRARFGDSAMYKMDLLHEGGVAGDVDVAAASVAVEDALQAARPGAIWAILGWQNNPRPETLAAVDRSKMLIVDGLSDRYDGLDRDASWQGTPYAFGSIWNFGGHTTMGANAGVWNERFFDWRDRAGSALDGIAVLPEAGASNPAALDLLTSLAWRDRPVDLDAWFADWADRRYGGPSPSARAAWQTLGRTAYAMPSGTWSEAQDGLFGAEPSLTADRAAEWSPAALRYDAAAFAAALPALLDVPPALRSSSAYAYDLADVARQAVANRSRLLLPSVRAAYESGDLAAFRELADEWMTLLALVDEVAATNPDWLLGRWLADARSWGADAAEADRLEHDARTLLSVWGTRSGAQAGLTDYANREWSGLVSTYYAPRWRAYFSSLEAALVSGTAPAPIDWYAVGAAWAARTDPLPVTPSGDVHEVAGRVLEHLTDHPLALAASSSASRPVVTPSEPARVVVTVTNPNEFATAANVAVEVVTPAGMTATPVGDVPPLPPGGSARLEVDVALTAPPDDLVVRLPVRVTADGVPAGGASAGSVRLLTDDTVEAPYASVSFNDATFGQQGDRFAIVGGGGDLWGGTNEFGAVYRDGALADGGSVSATVVAQDPTWPWARAGLIARDDLAVQGTAGYANIAVTPGNGCVFSWDANGDGRLDSTRQAPSFTVPVHLRLTRRGSTFAGECSADGVTWTEVGSAALPAAAAVDAGVFMSAVNVVSGATGLAEFDGFRIEPVSPLAGGSGSAR, from the coding sequence ATGGCCCTCCGTCCAGCCCGCTTCGTGGTCATCCTCGCTCTGGTTGCGGCGGCGTTCCCGGCCGCGGCCGTGCCGTCGTCGGGCACCGAGCCGGAGGGGTACCGGGCCGCGGACTGGAGCGTGCGGCCGGCCGTCGAGGCGGCCCGGCGGCTGCTGCCCGACCACGCCCGCCGCATCCGGTTCGTCGCCGAGCAGCCCGGACCGGACGGCGCCGACCACTACCGCGTCGGCGCCCGCAACGGCCGGGTCGAGATCGGCGGCACCAGCCCGGCGGTGCTGCTGACCGGCCTGAACGCCTACCTCGGCGAGGTCGCCGACGCGAACGTCTCGTGGACCGGTGAGCAGCTGGACCTGCCCGCCCGGCTGCCGCTGCCCGGCGACGAGATCGTCCGCCCGGCCACCGTCACGCACCGGTTCGCGCTCAACGACACCGACGACGGCTACACCGGGCCGTACCGCGACTGGGCCGACTGGGAGCGGCTGATCGACGTGCTCGCGCTGCACGGTGTCAACGAGGTGTTCGTGCCGGTCGGCGCCGAGGCGGTGTACTACGACACGTTCCAGCGCTTCGGCTACACCGCCGACGAGCTGCGCGGCTGGATCCCGCCGCCGGCGCACCAGCCGTGGTGGCTGTTGCAGAACATGTGCTGCTTCCCGAGCCCGGTCTCGGCGGCGCTGATCGAGGAGCGGGCCGAGCTGGGCCGGCGCATCGCCGACCGGCTGCGCGACCTGGGCATGACGCCGGTGCTGCCGGGCTACTTCGGGACGGTGCCGGCCGGCTTCGCGGCGCGCAACCCGGGCGCGAACGTGGTGCCGCAGGGCGACTGGGTCGGGTTCGAGCGGCCCGGCTGGCTCGACCCCACCGGCGCACACTTCCCGCAGGTCGCGGCGGAGTTCTACCGCAGCTCGCGGGCCCGGTTCGGCGACTCCGCGATGTACAAGATGGACCTGCTGCACGAGGGCGGCGTCGCCGGCGACGTCGACGTGGCCGCGGCCAGCGTCGCGGTCGAGGACGCGCTGCAGGCGGCGCGGCCGGGCGCGATCTGGGCGATCCTCGGCTGGCAGAACAACCCGCGGCCCGAGACGCTGGCCGCCGTCGACCGGTCGAAGATGCTGATCGTCGACGGGCTGTCCGACCGCTACGACGGGCTGGACCGCGACGCGTCGTGGCAGGGCACGCCGTACGCGTTCGGGTCGATCTGGAACTTCGGCGGGCACACCACGATGGGCGCCAACGCCGGCGTCTGGAACGAGCGGTTCTTCGACTGGCGCGACCGTGCGGGGAGCGCCCTCGACGGCATCGCCGTGCTGCCCGAGGCGGGCGCCAGCAACCCCGCCGCCCTCGACCTGCTGACGTCGCTGGCCTGGCGCGACAGGCCGGTCGACCTCGACGCGTGGTTCGCGGACTGGGCCGACCGGCGCTACGGCGGGCCGTCGCCGTCCGCGCGGGCGGCGTGGCAGACGCTCGGCCGCACGGCGTACGCGATGCCGTCGGGCACCTGGTCGGAGGCGCAGGACGGGCTGTTCGGCGCCGAGCCCAGCCTCACCGCCGACCGTGCCGCCGAGTGGTCGCCGGCCGCCCTGCGGTACGACGCGGCGGCGTTCGCGGCCGCGCTGCCGGCGCTGCTGGACGTGCCGCCGGCGCTGCGGTCGTCGTCGGCGTACGCGTACGACCTCGCCGACGTCGCGCGGCAGGCGGTGGCGAACCGCAGCCGGCTGCTGCTGCCTTCGGTGCGGGCCGCGTACGAGTCCGGTGACCTCGCCGCGTTCCGCGAGCTGGCCGACGAGTGGATGACGCTGCTGGCGCTGGTCGACGAGGTCGCGGCCACCAACCCGGACTGGCTGCTCGGCCGCTGGCTGGCCGACGCGCGGTCGTGGGGCGCCGACGCGGCCGAGGCGGACCGGCTGGAGCACGACGCGCGGACGCTGCTGTCGGTCTGGGGGACGCGATCCGGCGCACAGGCCGGGCTGACGGACTACGCCAATCGCGAGTGGTCCGGCCTGGTGTCGACGTACTACGCGCCGCGCTGGCGGGCGTACTTCTCCTCGCTGGAGGCGGCGCTGGTCTCGGGCACCGCGCCGGCGCCGATCGACTGGTACGCCGTCGGCGCGGCGTGGGCCGCACGCACCGACCCGCTGCCGGTGACGCCGTCGGGGGACGTGCACGAGGTGGCCGGGCGGGTGCTGGAGCACCTGACGGACCACCCGCTCGCGCTGGCCGCGTCGTCGTCGGCGTCGCGGCCCGTGGTGACGCCGTCGGAGCCGGCCCGGGTGGTCGTCACGGTGACGAACCCGAACGAGTTCGCCACCGCGGCGAACGTCGCCGTCGAGGTCGTGACGCCGGCCGGCATGACCGCGACCCCGGTGGGCGACGTCCCGCCGCTGCCACCCGGCGGGTCGGCGCGGCTGGAGGTGGACGTCGCCCTGACGGCGCCGCCGGACGACCTGGTCGTACGCCTGCCGGTGCGGGTGACGGCGGACGGCGTGCCCGCGGGCGGTGCGTCGGCCGGGTCGGTGCGGCTGCTCACGGACGACACCGTCGAGGCGCCGTACGCGTCGGTGTCGTTCAACGACGCGACCTTCGGGCAGCAGGGCGACCGGTTCGCGATCGTCGGCGGTGGCGGCGACCTGTGGGGCGGCACGAACGAGTTCGGCGCCGTCTACCGCGACGGCGCACTGGCCGACGGCGGCTCCGTCAGCGCGACCGTCGTCGCGCAGGATCCGACCTGGCCGTGGGCCCGGGCCGGCCTGATCGCCCGCGACGACCTCGCCGTCCAGGGAACGGCCGGGTACGCCAACATCGCCGTCACGCCCGGCAACGGCTGCGTCTTCTCCTGGGACGCGAACGGGGACGGCCGGCTGGACTCGACCCGTCAGGCGCCGTCGTTCACCGTGCCCGTGCACCTGCGCCTGACCCGGCGCGGCTCGACGTTCGCCGGCGAGTGCAGCGCCGACGGCGTCACGTGGACGGAGGTCGGCTCCGCGGCGCTGCCCGCCGCTGCCGCCGTCGACGCCGGGGTGTTCATGAGCGCCGTGAACGTGGTCAGCGGCGCCACCGGGCTCGCCGAGTTCGACGGGTTCCGGATCGAGCCGGTTTCACCCCTTGCGGGCGGTTCCGGCTCTGCTCGATAA
- a CDS encoding class II fructose-bisphosphate aldolase, with the protein MTLTPMPTLLAAAAARSGGVGAFNVILLEHAEGLVAGAEQAGAPVVLQISENCVRYHGALAPIAAATLAVAEAAAVPVVVHLDHAENPELVHEAVRLGVGSVMFDASKLPYDDNVAATRAVVEHCHAHGVAVEAELGEVGGKDGVHAPGARTDPAEAAAFAAATGVDALAVAVGTSHAMRTRDAVVDHELIAKLRAAVPVPLVLHGSSGVPDAELTRAVEAGMTKVNISTHLNAVFTGAVRDRLAGDPDLVDPRRYVAAGREALAAETARLLGVLRAGR; encoded by the coding sequence ATGACGCTGACCCCGATGCCCACCCTCCTCGCCGCGGCCGCCGCCCGCTCCGGCGGCGTCGGCGCGTTCAACGTGATCCTGCTCGAGCACGCCGAAGGGCTGGTCGCCGGCGCGGAACAGGCCGGCGCGCCCGTCGTGCTGCAGATCAGCGAGAACTGCGTGCGCTACCACGGCGCCCTGGCCCCGATCGCCGCCGCGACGCTGGCCGTCGCCGAGGCCGCGGCCGTCCCCGTCGTCGTGCACCTGGACCACGCCGAGAACCCCGAGCTCGTCCACGAGGCGGTGCGGCTCGGCGTCGGCAGCGTCATGTTCGACGCGTCGAAGCTGCCGTACGACGACAACGTCGCCGCCACGCGCGCCGTCGTCGAGCACTGCCACGCCCACGGCGTCGCCGTCGAGGCCGAGCTGGGCGAGGTGGGCGGCAAGGACGGCGTGCACGCGCCCGGCGCGCGCACCGACCCCGCCGAGGCGGCCGCGTTCGCCGCCGCGACCGGCGTCGACGCCCTCGCCGTCGCCGTCGGCACCTCGCACGCCATGCGCACCCGCGACGCCGTCGTCGACCACGAGCTGATCGCGAAGCTGCGCGCCGCGGTGCCCGTCCCGCTGGTGCTGCACGGCTCGTCGGGCGTGCCCGACGCCGAGCTGACCAGGGCGGTCGAGGCGGGGATGACGAAGGTGAACATCTCCACCCACCTCAACGCGGTGTTCACCGGTGCGGTCCGGGATCGGCTGGCCGGTGACCCGGACCTGGTCGACCCGCGCCGCTACGTCGCCGCCGGGCGGGAGGCGCTGGCGGCCGAGACGGCCCGGCTGCTGGGGGTGCTGCGGGCCGGCCGATGA
- a CDS encoding 1-phosphofructokinase family hexose kinase, with product MTRVVCVTPNPAVDVTYRVPVVEPGASHRVADVLERPGGKGVNVARVLQALGVPADVVAPLGGPGGHWLAGALAEGGLAVRAVPVAAATRRTVTVVDDSGAATAFNEPGRPLSAAEWASVVAAVTEEVRGADALVVSGSLPAGAPDDLLPRLISAARAAGVPAVADTSGPALLSAAGAGPALLKPNAEELAAAVPGLEPADAARRLLALGAGHVVVSQGADGLLGLTGDGAAWRVAAVPGVGGNPTGAGDATVAALVRGLVTGAPWPDVLADAAALGAAAVLEAAAGEVDLAAYARFLPTLNTERLA from the coding sequence GTGACCCGGGTCGTCTGCGTCACGCCGAACCCGGCGGTCGACGTGACGTACCGGGTGCCGGTGGTCGAGCCCGGCGCCAGTCACCGCGTCGCCGACGTGCTGGAACGGCCCGGCGGCAAGGGCGTCAACGTCGCCCGGGTGCTGCAGGCGCTCGGCGTCCCCGCGGACGTGGTCGCGCCGCTGGGCGGGCCGGGCGGGCACTGGCTGGCCGGCGCGCTGGCCGAGGGCGGGCTCGCGGTGCGGGCGGTCCCCGTCGCCGCCGCGACCCGCCGCACCGTCACCGTCGTCGACGACTCCGGTGCGGCCACCGCGTTCAACGAGCCCGGCCGCCCGCTGTCCGCCGCGGAGTGGGCCTCCGTCGTCGCGGCCGTGACCGAGGAAGTGCGCGGCGCGGACGCGCTGGTGGTGTCCGGCAGCCTGCCCGCCGGCGCGCCGGACGACCTGCTGCCGCGGCTCATCTCGGCCGCTCGTGCCGCCGGCGTCCCCGCCGTCGCCGACACTTCCGGGCCGGCCCTGCTGTCCGCGGCCGGGGCCGGCCCGGCGCTGCTCAAGCCCAACGCCGAGGAACTGGCCGCCGCCGTCCCCGGGCTCGAACCCGCCGACGCCGCCCGGCGGCTGCTCGCGCTCGGCGCCGGCCACGTGGTCGTCTCGCAGGGCGCCGACGGCCTGCTCGGGCTGACGGGCGACGGCGCGGCCTGGCGGGTCGCGGCGGTCCCCGGCGTCGGCGGCAACCCGACCGGCGCCGGCGACGCCACCGTCGCCGCGCTGGTCCGCGGCCTGGTCACCGGTGCGCCTTGGCCCGACGTCCTCGCCGATGCCGCCGCGCTGGGGGCGGCGGCGGTGCTCGAAGCGGCCGCCGGCGAGGTCGACCTCGCCGCCTACGCACGGTTCCTGCCCACGTTGAACACGGAGCGACTCGCATGA